The Amblyomma americanum isolate KBUSLIRL-KWMA chromosome 2, ASM5285725v1, whole genome shotgun sequence genome contains the following window.
TAAAATATTTAAACAAGTTTGTCTGAGCTTGGTTCAAATATTCAATTATTCAAACCTCAGCCATTGaacagaagaaaaggagaaagattGTTTTGAAGCACAGATTAGCCTTCAGAACGTATGATAGGGCACGTTCAGAACGCAGTTCAATACTTGCGTACTGAAATTGTTTTGTCTTAACATCGGATTGGTGCAAAGTAAGTGCTATAACCGCCGAAAAAACATAATGACACACACATCAAGGTTGGGAGGATCAACACATAGGAAGGCGAAGCGTGCCTTGCCCAAATATCGTTCGCCCCAACCTCGGAGGAGCTTGTGCTCTCCAAGCAGACCGACTTTTTTTCTGTGTACCAACAAGCGTTAGGCCATATTCTTGTTAGTTTACGCCGGAAAACAAAACATTCATCTCAGGTGCGGGTGCTGCGTCACCTGTCTTTCCGGAGGCGTTGCAGACAACGAGCGAGACATGCAGATAAGCGCGCCTGCAGCACTGTTAGTTCCAGCGACATCCACGGAAGCCGCCCCTGCGAGGGGTGGGTATGGGCCACTGCGAAAGTGAACCTGTCTAAGGGCGTTGCCCTCGAGGATGAGGTAAACTCGAAGGCGGACAGGAATGAGCATCAAAGACGTTCACGAAGCAGTACATGGCCTGGTAACAACAAGAGTTGCAAGATAGTGCCAGGATCCCCGAGTGAGGCACCAAAAATGCGCACTCAGAGTCTACAGGAATGGATCCAGTAACACAATACTGACAGGAGATAACAGTTGTTGAAGTAGAGGCACATTTCGGCAGACAAAGAGAGGTCCGGAAAGCTGACGCTTGCACACTCTGGGATGTCTGGGTTATGAACTATTTACTGTTCCCAAATACGGGAAGGGTTCTTGCAAAAGACCCACAGGTAGCGAAAAGTGTAGTTGTAGCATCGTTCGCACTGACGGGCCTCAAGATTTTAGCCTGAGAAATACGAGAACGTGGACATTCGCGTCAGTTCTTTTTCATGCACGAGATAGACTAGACGCGAAATTGCGGATGCTGGTAGCTCGAAGGAAGCGATGACTTCTGTCCTATGGAACAGTTTACTGTTTACCATCTTCATCAGCCTAACCACTTGGAATGCGGGATATAATGATCTCCCATTTCTATACAAATAACCCAGTCCTGCGCAAGCTGCCGCACCATATTCCAGCAAACTTCccactcatccgcccaccttaatTTCTGCAGTCCCTTCACCGCTTGCTGTCCCTTGGGATCCACTCCGTGCACGCCCTGCCTGTGCCGACTCTTTAATTTTCACTTGATTATTATTAACTCGCGTTTCTTCTGTTACTGACTATGCTATCTTCCTACGTCTTAACGTTATAACTTGCAAAACGTTTACAAGCCAAACTGGGAACTTCAGTCACACAAATCTGAAAGGCGGGCGACACAAAGAACAGCCAGTCCAAACACACCAGCAACCTCGCGCGGCACGTTCGCGCTTCGCCCATTTATCTTCATCTGCCAGGGGGAAGATCAGGCGCGTACATCATGGTTCGCTGCAATTTCCCCGGACCTAAGGCTTATGTAGGGCTTTAGATGGCTGGCGTGAACAGCGTCACGACCGCGGCGACGCAAGTCTGATGAGGTTGTCAACGGCTCCACGACGTATTTCAAAAGGGACATCTCTTTGATTACGCGGTGTAGGGGATGGAACCGAGACCCAAACTAGGAACCCAGAGGAGAAAACGTGCAGAGTCTGCTCTGTACCCGAGGTGAAAGGACGTGCCAGCTGGCGACATTCCTCGGCATTCTTTGCCACTTCCGAAAGGGGCTGGTACTCGGTGGCATCAGGAGTGTAAGGTAATATCGTGTCCATTGTGGAGGGCGGCTCACACCCATACAGAAAACATAAAGGGGAAAATACGGTGGCTGACTGTGCAGCGGTGTTATAAGAGTACGTCACCAAAGGATGGACAGCACCTCGGTTCGTCTGATCCGATGTGGCGTACACtgtgagcatgtctccgagagtgCGATTAAATCGCTCGGTCAGGCCGTtagtttgagggtggtaagcagtggCGGTCCGATGAACGATGCGAGATTCCACGAGTAGTGCTTCAATGACGTGGGAAATAAATACTCCTCCGCGGTCACTGAACAGCTCGCGTCGTGCGCAGTGGCGAAGGATAAAATTGTTGAGGAGGAAGAGTGCAACTTCGCGGGCATTTATTGGAGCAGAGTCGACCTGGCACGTGAAAATGCATGAATGAATGCACAACAACTATATTTAGGAATGTGCATGACTACCTTGTGCTGCTACTGGCCCAAGTGTGACTCGGAATTGTGGGCGACATCATAAGAGCATTTTCAAGCAAAGCGTCTGAACTGAACTTGGCGAACAACCTGCCTAAAGGGAAAAACCTGGCGTAGCAACATGTGTTGGCGTTACGCATCAACTTCTCAGAAACCAGTGCTTGATTCCGACACTAACCATTCGAAGCTGGTAAAAAATTGGATTGCAGTGGGTGGACTTGGAGCAGAAATCAAGGAATCCTGATTACACGGGGTGAGCACAAGCTTCAGAACACAATGGTCTTTGTGCACAGCAGCTGGTTAGCCTGAAGGTCTGCTGGCGTCCACTTCTAACAGGCTCCTTCAACGAATGAAGCCAGAGCACAAGAAAGAGCTTGAAAAGGGCAAGCGTTAATTGAGGAACGAAATGGCAGTAGTCCCTTAGGTGCATAGGATTTCGCACAGCTGGAAAAGTGTAGCCAAGAATTTCTGTGCCAAGATATTATACCGCGCATCAAACAGAGCAAGATCCCTGCACATTATATCGCAAGAAAAATACACAACTACTGAAATATACAATGTGCGTCACAGCACACAATACTTCCAGCCCAAAGTTCACGTGGTTTACCAGATTCGATTTGCCTGAGCCCAAACCGGCATGTGCCCAAAGGAACGCTTGTGGGAGCATGAAAATTCTCTGCAAGGCGCCGTGCCGTACAAATTGGCCGCTCATTCCACCACAGCTTGTAAATAAATCACTGCTTATTTGGACGACACAGTTCCTTTATACCGCCACAAAGAACAACTTGTGCAGGACATCGTAACAGCATTTCATCTTCGCCAAGAAGCAGACACGAGTGTGAGCCAGGCTTCTATAGCATTCTCTGCGCGCAAAATAGGGCGGTAGAGCATGATATGAGTATCTTGTAGTATGAGTACGCCATTTTCGAGATACCATACAGCATTATCTGCGCGCGAAATAGGGCTGTAGAGCATGACTTAAGTATCTTGTAGCATGAGTACGCCCTTTTAGAGATACCTTGACAAGGTTTTCTTTATTAGCAATGACAGGAACGTGAACCGCGCCACGATAGTATTAGGTGAAAATATTTCGAATAAAAACGCCTCTTCTAAGTTTAGCGCTCGTCtggttcttccttttttttttgcctagatTTTGGCGATGTTAGTAATTTTAATATACTATACCAGTTCCCCGCTTCGCTATATTCTTTTGTAGTGCCTGGTCAGCCGGCATACGTTTTGGCTTGCAGACACAGCTTAATAGGTTCACGTACCATAGCGAAAGGCTAGAATTTACTTGTAAGACACTCTTACATTTCTGAGTGTGTCTGGTTCACTTATTGTGTTACCGGGCTATTCCCTCTACTTGCTAAAGTTGTAAATGTCAACAGCCGCTTGGGTCGCCACCGAAGCAGAACTATACAGCTTACGAAATCCTCATACATTCCACTCAATATCATCATACATCTAGGGTCCCCCAGTCAGGCCTTTTTACGCTAGATATGGCTTCGACGCTGCGTTCACGTTCGTTTCCCCACATCTCCACAGACGGCATTAAAACCCTCAGCGGGTTCCCGAGATTTCTGCTTCTCTGCACTCTGGCTTGGTGTTGTGGCCATTGCGGCGCTGCTGTAGCTGCGCAAATCTTGAGCATGCGATGGGTGCATACACTTTCAAGGGAGGTCGGTGCATTTTCTGGCAGATGGAAGCACCGTCGAAGCCCATTCTTGTTCCCTAGCAGATTGGTCACCCTGGTAGTGAACTTCAGGTATCTCGGTTCTGCTGAGGCAACCTGGCCAAGAAAGATGTGCTTCCATTAGCGTTCGTAAGCTGATTCCTCCACCACACGGCAGAACATTGTTTTAGTTTTATATCAGCGACCAAAATTTAAGAGGGGTCAGTGTCCACCCAACCTGAGAGGAAAAAATTTGTAGAGGTTTTGAAAAATAAGCTATCGGTGCACACAGCTAAGGAAAATACGAAAAGGTGGACACGGATTAACAAAAGCTGCTCCCCACACAGAAGTGGGGTGAGCTCAAGAAATAAGAAGAATGAAGCCTGCCGTTGTTCTCCGCACAAATACGGGATTAGGTGCATGGGTGCGTGAATTCTATTTCTGCCTCAGATCATACTTTCCGTAGTCTTTTCTTTCTCCCAGACATAATAGCAAGCCACGCACTTATGCCCACCACCACGAGCACTTCAGACAGCACAGATCATCTagaaacagaagaagaagaagaagaagaagatgccTGCGTTGTCGAAGAGCCGTCGGTCTTCAGCAGCCTCCAAAGTGACGAAGTCGGTAAGCTCGCCGCAACGATCGCACCGCCGACCGAAGAACGAGGCACCGCAGGCAGCGAGGAACAGAAGGGAAAAGCCAACTACTGCCAGGCGCCCCGTTGCTGGCAGCGAGGCGGAGCGACCACCCAGCGGCCTCTGCCGCGGGGGCACTGATTCAGCACCTCCTTCCCTGCCGACCGCAAAGCGATGCTGTGCGGTAAGTTTGCACGAGAAGCGAGCATGTTATTctgcttctgcttttttctctcataaacaTCGTAGGTCTTCCACCCTCTCCCTGTGCGAAGTGGACAGGGCCCATTGTTTGGCTAACACTGTCAGGATCCATGGATTCGCCAGAACGTTTCCGTTGCAACACGATATTTATTCTTCATTTGTTTAAGCAATGGAAACAGGATACTTCGCACAGTCTAGTTCAAATGAGTTCCTTAGTGTTTGCGAACTACGGCGTAGTTTCTATTCTACGGGAATATCATGAATTTATGTCACCACTCCGTTCGAGAAGTCGCTCATAAAATATGGACGCAACACCTGATCATTTGAATTGTGTATTTCATTAGATAAAATGCAGTCACCTGCAAAAAGCTTTATTTTGAGCCGAATATCACTGACAATGTCATTTATGAAGACGAGAAATAAGAGCGGCCTTAATACTACTACTTGTGGAATGCCTGAGCGTACTACGTCGGCGGAGGTCGGAGCTTCATCACTGACCTGAACACACTGTTTCGGTACTGACCGGTATGCTTGAATCCAGTTAAGCAAGGTGTTGTTCTTTGGAAGGAGTTTGTTTTAGCAAAAGTTTTGAGTGAGAGTCGCGTTTTCATCGTCTTTCACAATCGATAAATGCTAAGTCAACTTGGCTTTGTCTATCGACAGCTCTTACTAAGTAGTGAACTGTTTATGTGAGCTCAGTTGAGGTGGAAAAACCATGTTTTCTTGCGTCAATTATTGCGTTATCGCTCAGAAAGACGAAGATGTTTAAAAAATTGTGCGCTCTATGGATTTTGCGCATCTGCAGAGTAAACAAATTGGCCTGCATGATGTGAGGAGGGACTGATTTTCTGTTTTAGGTATGGGCATGACTTTTGCGTATCTGCTTTCGGTTGGGAGTTCCCGCGCATAACTCATTTTTTGAATATTAAGGTGAAATACTTTGAACACCCACACACAAACATTTCGGAATGCCATCAGCTCAGCTCCAGGTGATTTTTTGCCGTTGAGATTGCTGCCCATAAAATCGTCTGAGGTGAGCAAGGCGACTCCAACAACATGCAACGGGTTGAGCTCGCCTGCcgtttatattttatttcttataTTTGGCTCTATTTAACTTGGACACCCGGTACATCGCAATGCAATGCATTAGTTCAGTACAGTTGGGTTATAGCGGTGCGACGAAAACAAGGCGGCAGAAGTCATACAGGAATGGAATTAGGGCTCTGCTTGTTGATGCTGTTTCACTGCTAAAGTCGCACCACACAGTGCTTGAACATGTTCTGACTCGTAATATCCCAGCTAAATCCAGCTGTCGACACAAATTTTTCTCAGTGCGCATTTAGTGATCCTCCACGCGATGCAAAACGGCACGAGATTGTCCTGAGCCAAACTCTTTGACTTGTGCAGCAACACGCCCGCGAAGAGACGGATCTGTCCAACCTGCTGTCCGAAAAGAAGAGACAGCTGCATAACGCCGCCCTTGTCGGCTGCTTTCTCGTCTCAATCGCCATCTGCGCCATCGTCCTTCTCCTTATACCGTTTCAGCTCAGGAGTCCGGAGGTCCACGTGCGGTCTGAGGACGTCTGCACTTCGCGAGCTTGCTATCTTCACGAACGATTCTTGCTTCAGACCATGGACCCAAAGGCAAACCATTGCCACGCGTTCGGCACTTATATGTGCGGCCGCTGGACTGACGACTACCCCGCGCTCAGGGACTTAGAAGCTCTGCTAAGAAAGGACGCCCTCCAAGAAGGTGCCAGTTGCTTGCGCTTCCACCCTCACAAGTCTCGCGTGGCTGCTAAGGCCAGTCGCATGCTGCAGTCCTGCCTTGAACAACCGGAAAAAACGGCACGTGATGTGAGTCTTCGCTCATTCCGGGCCTTCCTCCGGGCACGAGGCCTTTTCTGGCCCAATGATCCACTAGAAGACAGACATCCTCTGGACGTCCTCCTCGATCTCAGCGTTAATTGGGGCATCGACCTCTGGTTCAGACTGCGTGCTCGCAAGGAAGGGTTTGCCAGACTTCAGATCATGGAAGTTCCAGTCACGTGGTCCCTGCTAGCAAGGAGCGAGCATGCGGACGATCTTCAGGCTGTGACCGAAGCAATGCTCTACGCGAAAGAGTTGGGCGCAGGCCTCTTGTACAATAAGACGCGAGCACTCTCTGTGTACCGCACTGAAGGGAGTGTGTTAGATTCCTTCGAATCTGGCTTTTCAGCAAGCGGACGTCCTAGCCGCCTTCTCGTCTCGCAGGCAGTAGGCCTTGCACGGTGGACGCCAACCGTCACATCTAAGCAATGGCTGCATTTTCTAAGAAAGCACTTGAGCGATGCAGTGAAGGTGCATGCTTCCACAGAGGTCCTGGTAGACAGCTCCCATCACCTTAGCGCAGTTGGAGATCTGCTGAAGAAGTTCACTCCAAAGGAGCTGCTAGATGTTATCGGATGGTGGGTGGCACGCCTTTACAGCGACCTCACTGCGCTCGCTGTGAATAAGGATCAAGAAGCACAGGCCATTGCGCCACTGGTTTGTCAACGCCGTGTGGAAGCCTGCTATGGTCTTGCCGTGGCTAGCGAGACGGTCGCGCTTTACTGGACTGTAGACCTTCGTGAGCACGTGGAGAATATATTTGACGCCATTAAGAACCAAGCCATCCTCTTGGTTCATCGCTGCTCCTGGATGGACGTGATGAGCAAGAGAAACGTCATTCAGAAGCTGGACGCTATCAAGGTGACGCTCATAAGCTACCTACCTAAAATAATTTACAAATATATGTCATAGTTTCTTGTCGGGTTTGAATAAAACCCACTTCGCGCGGGGTTAATTCCGCTCAACACAGCGATACTCTGGCGCACCATTAAGAGCATTTATTTATTGCCAATTCCTGCAGCGCCCGTAGGCCTTATTTCAAGGGGAGAGGATACATCAATAAAGCAACAGGCTAAAGAAATCAACAATGCAAAATGAAAACTCCAAGGCATGTCAAGGCAGGAATAAAGATGACGTTGCATATATTTACATATCTGATAAGAGAGTCTGCAACATCGATTTGGACAGACAGCAGATTTCAGGCGTGAGCTGGAAGTGGAAAAATGCGCTTTGATAAGCGTTAGTTCGGCATTTTGCCTTATTTTCCATCTTTCATATAGTTTACCTTAAATGCGATGGAAGCAAATTATGTCTATTTTTCCAAGGTAAATTTTGTATAACAAGTCTTAGCGAAAGTTCTTTCCGCGTGTACATAAGAGCCCCCATCGAAGCTTTAAattaatgttagtaacactacTAGTAAATTTATAATAACTAGATACAAATCGAGCCACAGTT
Protein-coding sequences here:
- the LOC144120208 gene encoding neprilysin-1-like is translated as MVWACHYNTLIAVTSQPSRQGREDALPSSDLENQRALVQRAQAAPAASCVPEKGCHPAQQPYPPPLPNSQHAREETDLSNLLSEKKRQLHNAALVGCFLVSIAICAIVLLLIPFQLRSPEVHVRSEDVCTSRACYLHERFLLQTMDPKANHCHAFGTYMCGRWTDDYPALRDLEALLRKDALQEGASCLRFHPHKSRVAAKASRMLQSCLEQPEKTARDVSLRSFRAFLRARGLFWPNDPLEDRHPLDVLLDLSVNWGIDLWFRLRARKEGFARLQIMEVPVTWSLLARSEHADDLQAVTEAMLYAKELGAGLLYNKTRALSVYRTEGSVLDSFESGFSASGRPSRLLVSQAVGLARWTPTVTSKQWLHFLRKHLSDAVKVHASTEVLVDSSHHLSAVGDLLKKFTPKELLDVIGWWVARLYSDLTALAVNKDQEAQAIAPLVCQRRVEACYGLAVASETVALYWTVDLREHVENIFDAIKNQAILLVHRCSWMDVMSKRNVIQKLDAIKLSIWPDDVDDNALDDIYNEFPVQESRYIDYWLKAKEAMRSLLGKPEGRRLQQYLTAGSDPLAEYNYWDNTLSV